TTCAACAGCCGGACAAATTGTTTCAAACGCTTTGATGGCTGCGGCTGTTTTGGGTGAGTGGACAACTGGTCGCATGTGGACGTTTGGTTTGTTGGCCATCGCCGCAGTTGTGATTGGTGCTATCTTTACGGCTTTGCCAGATTCAAAGGCACCAGCCGAAGTTAACCCACAACACGACTTCAAGGGTGGTTTGGTTGCCGTTTTGATTTCAACGATTGGTTACATGATGTACTTCGTGTTCCCTAACTTGTTGAACAAGATCGGTTACATCTCAAACGCCGTTCACAACCGTCACGACGGTTTGGACTACATGACAGCCATTGTTGGACCACAATCAATTGGTCAAGTATTGGG
This genomic interval from Desertibacillus haloalkaliphilus contains the following:
- a CDS encoding GRP family sugar transporter; the encoded protein is STAGQIVSNALMAAAVLGEWTTGRMWTFGLLAIAAVVIGAIFTALPDSKAPAEVNPQHDFKGGLVAVLISTIGYMMYFVFPNLLNKIGYISNAVHNRHDGLDYMTAIVGPQSIGQVLG